The region TGCTATATATTCAATGATTTTGCTTAAATCACCTTCGGCTACGTGAGACCATATTACTTTATATTTATGCATTTATTTTTTCTTTCAATCTTTTTTTCAATACTATCAAATACTTCTTTTTGAGTTTTAACTCTCCCGCTTTTAATATTTTTCTCTCCTTGTGAAATTAATTTTAACAATCCTATGGTATTCCGCATATTTTCATAACTTTGTGGGTCCTGCAATATGGCTTTGGGCTCACCATTTTGTGTGATTATAACA is a window of bacterium DNA encoding:
- a CDS encoding type II toxin-antitoxin system Phd/YefM family antitoxin is translated as MNITKDIKSVTYLKSKAADLLEQINNTHRPVIITQNGEPKAILQDPQSYENMRNTIGLLKLISQGEKNIKSGRVKTQKEVFDSIEKKIERKNKCINIK